The Triticum aestivum cultivar Chinese Spring chromosome 7B, IWGSC CS RefSeq v2.1, whole genome shotgun sequence genome window below encodes:
- the LOC123158237 gene encoding uncharacterized protein has protein sequence MVEDLIDPYNGDWNREVLQNNFLPIDAAAVQMIPLGRMEEDNWAWHLERSGNFSVRSAYRAMLGARQQTNNPASSAGDDRTFWKKLWKMPVPPKVRNFCWRVIRKFIPCRSILKERHIEQISFCEDCGCEETITHSLFDCTWAKLFWHQIRNMLGVKLPRLHPDSWAMDMIDGGMVSDTDAVVILCGCWSVWSERNAKKHGDKGRSIQCSVKWTADVTMDLIISSKEGKKMPTKADDKWRPPEINCIKLNVDASFLADCLQGSTGVGVRDHEGNMGLRNIIVETDALAITKLWNTNNFGRSEIAVVLQETKELSESFQFFLFELQKKKSLCRIDELRRLLVLADDVVEGRGARMAGTRSRRRRRARTLPLVAEPSPPEPAALSSSREVAVVGTSGSTSSLLSGPHVCADLPDTLLHEIIALFNSFHDFLAFIGTCRSWRAAFSSFPSIYTSNFPPLHLKPDLYARPHSRGIKPVLLSDCKWKLSDPTQKSVSLCCSVPQNTPNQMHYLGCSYGYLIFSYEEHCLLVDVHNGTKVKPPKLPSNNRLGYFCGIGILTGPLSSPNSRLLLCTGTSMFEWQVGTNSWSEHPLALKRERIHQIVFFKGVIFVMDVLVRLHTIHLSPEFSMQKIKIARDLESFFISPWLVVSGDMLLMLDLRIGSDELNDDLCYHFFKVFHLDFSVEPAKWVKMEKLENQALFVSLDRRNPAFSCMSPERWGGKSNCVYVAKLFDDPDETWTAVEVGQRVRKETVHSLYYGLSFPSDYSHLASLWLYPSLVYGTSQ, from the exons ATGGTCGAGGACTTGATCGACCCATACAATGGAGACTGGAATAGAGAGGTTTTACAGAATAATTTCCTTCCTATTGATGCGGCTGCTGTGCAAATGATTCCTTTGGGAAGGATGGAAGAAGATAACTGGGCATGGCATTTAGAGAGAAGTGGAAATTTCAGTGTCCGGTCAGCTTACAGGGCAATGCTTGGTGCTCGGCAGCAAACAAATAATCCAGCTAGCTCGGCAGGTGATGATAGAACATTttggaagaagctttggaagatgcCTGTACCCCCAAAGGTTCGTAATTTTTGCTGGCGTGTGATTAGAAAGTTTATCCCATGCCGATCTATTCTGAAGGAAAGACATATTGAACAAATCAGTTTCTGCGAGGATTGTGGATGTGAAGAAACAATCACTCATTCTTTGTTCGATTGTACATGGGCTAAGCTGTTTTGGCATCAAATAAGGAACATGTTGGGTGTCAAACTTCCTCGTTTGCATCCGGACTCATGGGCGATGGATATGATTGATGGAGGTATGGTCAGTGATACAGATGCCGTTGTCATCTTATGTGGATGTTGGTCTGTATGGTCAGAGCGCAATGCAAAGAAGCACGGAGATAAAGGGCGGTCGATCCAATGCTCGGTGAAATGGACTGCTGATGTGACTATGGATTTGATAATTTCATCAAAAGAAGGAAAGAAAATGCCTACTAAGGCTGACGATAAATGGCGACCCCCGGAAATTAATTGCATTAAGCTGAATGTGGACGCAAGTTTTTTGGCTGATTGTCTCCAAGGAAGTACAGGGGTAGGTGTGCGCGATCATGAAG GTAATATGGGTCTCCGGAACATCATCGTTGAAACTGATGCTTTGGCTATTACGAAGCTCTGGAATACCAATAATTTTGGGCGTTCAGAAATTGCTGTTGTGCTTCAGGAAACTAAAGAGCTTTCAGAGAgttttcagtttttt CTCTTTGAACTGCAAAAAAAAAAATCTCTTTGCCGCATcgacgagctccgccgcctccttgtcCTCGCCGACGACGTCGTGGAGGGGCGTGGCGCGCGGATGGCCGGCACCCGCTCCCGCCGGCGTAGAAGAGCGCGCACTCTGCCGCTGGTCGCCGAACCCTCACCGCCGGAACCCGCCGCTCTCAGCAGCTCCAG AGAAGTTGCTGTTGTAGGCACCTCAGGCTCTACCTCCTCGCTGTTGTCAGGACCTCATGTTTGTGCAGATCTCCCGGACACCCTGCTTCATGAGATCATTGCTCTTTTTAATTCTTTCCACGACTTCCTTGCTTTTATAGGCACTTGCCGCTCTTGGCGCGCTGCATTTTCTTCCTTCCCCTCCATTTATACCTCCAACTTTCCGCCTTTGCACCTAAAGCCAGATCTTTATGCTCGTCCGCATAGCCGTGGTATTAAGCCCGTCCTTTTATCTGACTGCAAATGGAAGCTGAGTGATCCTACCCAGAAAAGCGTATCCCTTTGCTGTTCTGTGCCCCaaaacactccaaatcagatgcaCTATTTGGGCTGCTCATATGGGTATCTTATCTTCTCCTATGAGGAGCACTGCCTCCTTGTCGATGTGCACAATGGTACCAAGGTGAAGCCCCCCAAACTTCCATCCAACAACCGCCTTGGGTACTTTTGTGGCATAGGCATTCTTACAGGTCCACTTAGTTCACCCAACTCACGCCTCCTCCTGTGCACGGGAACCTCCATGTTTGAGTGGCAGGTTGGAACAAACTCCTGGTCAGAACACCCTCTTGCCCTTAAAAGGGAACGCATCCATCAGATAGTGTTCTTCAAAGGTGTCATCTTTGTCATGGATGTTCTTGTGAGGCTCCACACTATACACTTATCACCTGAATTCAGTATGCAAAAAATAAAAATCGCGCGGGACCTTGAATCCTTTTTTATTAGCCCATGGTTGGTGGTCTCTGGTGACATGCTTCTCATGCTTGACCTTCGCATAGGATCTGACGAGTTGAATGATGACTTGTGTTATCACTTCTTTAAGGTCTTTCACCTTGACTTTTCTGTCGAGCCAGCCAAGTGGGTGAAGATGGAGAAGCTGGAAAATCAAGCTCTGTTTGTTAGCCTTGATAGGAGGAATCCTGCATTTTCTTGCATGAGCCCTGAAAGATGGGGAGGAAAAAGTAACTGTGTTTATGTTGCCAAGCTATTTGATGACCCCGATGAAACTTGGACTGCTGTTGAGGTTGGGCAGCGAGTGCGAAAAGAAACTGTTCACAGCCTTTACTATGGTCTTTCATTCCCGTCGGACTACAGTCATCTTGCTAGCCTCTGGCTGTACCCGAGTTTAGTCTATGGTACTAGCCAGTGA